CCAACTCCAGAGAGAGCAAGCTCAACTTGTTGGGAAAGCCATGCAGTCTGTTTATGTTCCTGGATGGAGGTACATGtatatcatacacatacatatatatataggacacTCTCACAGGTGATTCACTTTAAGCCCCAAGCCCTACTAGTGGGCTCTAAGTCTTTTCGACCATTGAACAATTTtcagtatgattttttttttatgaccatgtatattgtagctatttagagcatcagcatgattttaaaatttttttgaataatttagagTAGGTTCAAATATATTGTTGTACGcatgattaattttttttgtatgtacgtaaaaaataacatgttttaacctagttttcggtactgtaaatgatttggaattttctgaaaatttacataATGCTCTAAACAACTAGAATATACAtggttataaaaaatataatgtttAAAACTGTTCACGAGTTAAGAATACTGAAAAGCTCTACTAAGATTTAAAGTGAAGCCGAAAAGTAGAAATTTCTCCTATATATATGTTGGATatataaagcacaaaattaaatgACTCTTTTTCACGATGATCTCTTTTAGATTTGTGCCAACAAAGATGAACAAGAAGATGAAACAAATCGACAGTCAAGTACGAACTCTTTTGAAGGACTTGATCAATAAGAGAGAGATTGCGATGAAAGCCGGAGAAGCTCCCAACGATGACTTGTTAGGCATACTCATGGAGTCCAATTTCAAAGAGATTCAGGAACATGGGAACAACAAGAACGTTGGACTGAGTATTAGCGATGTCATTGAGGAATGTAAGCTCTTTTACTTTGCTGGCCAAGAGACCACATCGGTCTTACTCGTTTGGACTATGGTCATGTTAAGTAGGTTTCCTCATTGGCAAGCTCGCGCTAGAGATGAGGTTTTGCAAGTCTTTGGCGATAACACTACTCCGGACTATGACGGCCTAGCACGCCTCAAAGTTGTAAGTACAAATGGATATTTATATGTATTTGCTACTTAAATTTCTCTATGAGTATATAATCTTATCGATCATGCCTGCATGCATATGCATGTGCAGGTTACTATGATTTTTTACGAAGTTCTAAGGCATTATCCACCCGTAGTTTTGCTGGTTCGAACTGTTGACAAGCAAACACAGCTTGGAAATTTGTCACTGCCAGCAGGGGTACAAGTGTCATTACCCACCATCCTTGTCCACCATGATACCGAGCTGTGGGGAGAAGATGCCAAGGAGTTCAAGCCGGAGAGGTTCGCAGAAGGAGTTTCCAAGGCCACCAAAGGCCAGGTTTCCTTCTTGCCCTTCGGCTGGGGGCCTCGCATTTGCATCGGCCAAAACTTTGCCTTGGCAGAAGCCAAAATGGCCATGGCCTTGATTCTACGACGCTTCACTTTTGAGCTCTCACCTTCCTATACTCATGCTCCTGCAACCGTTGTTACCCTTCAGCCACAATATGGTGCTCACCTAATTCTACATAAATTAACGTAATTAGTTGTACCTCTATCCTGTATATATGCATATACAggatatgtttatgaatatgtatatgtatatatatatatatgtgtgtgtgtttatACTGCTAGCTTTGTATAGCTTGATGCTACTAGACAACACATAAAAAGTTGCTTGAAAATTAATAATGAGAATAGCATTTACATTTTTACTCATTCACATTTTATTGATATATTAAAtaaacttatttttaattttaaaattcatctaggttattttttataatttttttagttattttatcataattaaatattaatttttaactatttgtataatttttctgtaaaaaaagtaatttaaatatttaaatgtaACAAACTATAAAATTTAGGTAGTTTCGCTTCAATAACTTAGTGAAAACTTAACTAAAGTTAGGGGTGGGTAGTAACGATACACTGTTTTAATTATTTGGTAGTTTGCTtcaatttacttttttttttctttcctttgtacAACCCTTTATAATTTTAGCAAATTGATCTAAACTTAATTGGAACTAGGGATGGCAAAAATACCCGGTGGATCGGGGCGGGTCGGAGCCCCGACCCGACGGGAGCTCCTGATCCGAATATAATCGGGACAATGACGGGGCGGGTCGAGATCCGACCCGACCCGCTAGCAATTGAAGCGGGTCGGATCACGACCCGACctggttgttgttgttatttttttttgtaataaagaatttaaaaaaaaaactaattactaCCACTATTTAGGGTGATCTAtgatcaaaatatatatatatatatatatatataagaagaaatatatttaagagagatagatgagaaaatttatgttttgctttgaagtatattaatttttttttattttagtatgcaagactatttataaaaaaaattaggtagttcatttatgtctagtatgagagatttttttgccattttttttatattgtaacatatttaaaaattttagtctttcttttattaaagaaaaaggaaaaaaaaaaaaaaacccttaccGGATCGGGTCTGACCCGCTCCATCACACCCGGGGTGGGTTTGACCCGACCCGCATCAAATGCCTTAACGGGGCGGGTCGGGTCGGGGCATAACCTTATCGGGTCGGGACGGATCTTTAGCGGGGCAACGCCGACCCGTCCCATTTACATCCCTAATTGGAACTGCTCCCAAATAAATTATCCAGAAACACTCAGTACAACTTATAATCGAGGTTTCCCACATACTGATCAACTTAATTGATCTAATTGTGGTGTTTGATTAAGCCACTTAAGAGCTGGTACACGTGGCTTTATAATCAATCCTATTTACTGTTTTTACAGTTAATACAGTTAGTCTATGTACACTCTATATATACTCTTATTCCCTCATTATTAAAGAGATATCAGAAACAAAAACAGAGAGTTTTGAGAGCAAAGTTTGTAGTGAGATTTCTTTGTATCTTGAAGGAACAAGATTCCATTGTTTGTACACAGAATTGATTAATCAATAAAGTCATTACAACCATTTTGTTGGCTGGTTTAGATCCTTGGATGTAGACAGCAAAACACTTTGTTTTGTCTGTTGAACCAAGTAAATCTGGTGtgtttgtttatgtttttattgatCTGAGTTTGTGTGGTTTCGGTTCTTGGTTGTTGTTTTGCACAACAAGTGGTATCAGCAGTTTCAGGTTGTCTTAAAGAAGGTTCAAGAACTGGTTAGTGTTGATCTTGGAGATTCAAGATTGAGAAGAAAATGTCATCAGCAAAGTTTGAAGTTGACAAGTTCACGGGTGAGAATGATTTTAGTCTATGGAGGATTAAAATGAAGGCTTTGCTGGTACATCAGGGCATCTCAGAGGCAATAGATGAAACAGCACTCGAAAATCTCAAGGATGAAAAGGTGAAGAAGGATGCAGAGAGCAAAGCTCATAGTGCCATATTGCTCAGTCTCGGAGATGAAGTTCTAAGGGAAGTGTCTCATGAAGAAACAGCCATTGGGTTATGGAAGAAACTAGCTTCAATTTATCTGAAAAAGTCACTGGCCAACAAGCTTTATCTCAAGAAAAAGCTCTACACTCTTCGAATGGATGATGCTAAAGAACTCAGGAAACATTTGGATGACTTCAACAAAATTGTTCTGGAACTCAGCAACATAGGTGTCAAAATAGAGGAAGAAGATCAAGGTATTATCCTTCTAAGCTCTCTACCTAAACAttatgaacattttgttgacacTATATTATATGGCAAAGATATTTTGACTATGTCTGAGGTTAAAGTAGCATTAAATTCAAAAGAAATCTGAAGAGAAAGGTGACTATAGTGGTGAAGGGCTGTTAGCTAGAGGTAGAACAGAAAAAAGAGAATTCAAGAGCCATAAAAGTTATAATGGTCATAAGTATCATGGTGGGCACAGATCAAGATCTAAATCAAGACTTGGGAAGATCTGTTATTTCTGTTGAAAAGAAGGGCACTTCAAGAATGACTGTTATTTGTTGAAGAACAAGCTAAACCAAGACAAACAGAAGGACAAGGGTGAAGCTGGTGTTGCATCAGATAATGGGGGTTATGACTCAGCTGATGTTCTTATTATATCAAACACAAAATCTGGAGAAGAGTGGATCTTGGACTCTGGATGTTCGTTTCATATGAGTCCAAATAAGCTTCTGTTCAGTACCTTTGAAGATATTGCAGGTGGAACAGTCTTGCTAGGAAACAATAAGGCTTGTAAGGTTCAAGGAATTGGTACAGTTATGATAAAGGTGTATGATGGAGTACAAAGAATCATCAAGAATGTTAGATATGTGCCTGAGTTAAGGAGGAACTTACTGTCAATTGGGATATTAGCTTCAGAAGGTTACACAGTGAAAATTGATGTTAACTCAATGAAAATTCTCAAGGGATCTATGGTTATAATGAAAGGTGATTACAGAAATGGGCTCTACTTTCTAAATGGTAAATCAGTAATTGGTACAGCTGCTATAGTATCGGGTACTAATGCTTAAGACAAAACAAGGTTGTGGCATCTTAGATTAGGTCATGTAAGTGAAAGAGGCATCTATGAATTGACCAAGCAAGGCCTGCTTAGTGGTAAAGTCAGTGGTAAACTTGATTTATGTGAAGAGTGTGTTTATGGGAAAAGTTGCAAGGTCAAATTTGGTTCAGGAAAACACACTACAAAGGGTCCACTAGATTACTTACATTATGATCTTTGGGGGCCATCCAAGGTTCCTACATTGGGTGGAGCTAATTAATTTATGAGCATTGTTGATGATTACTCAAGAAAGGTGTGGGTTCTGTTATTAATAAGCAAAGATCAAGCCTTAGAAACATTCAAAACATGGAAAAAGATCACTGAGAATCAGCTGGGAAAGAAGATTAAAAAGTTGAGAACTGATAATGGTCTCGAATACTACTCAAAACAGTTTGATCAATTCTGTGACAGTGAAGGTATAGCCAGACACCGTACAGTTCGAAATACACCTCAACAGAATGGCTTGGCTGAAAGAATGAATAGGACACTCTTGGAAAGAGTAAGGTGTATGCTAAAAGGTGCTGGTCTTGAAAAACATTTATGGGGTGAAGCTGTAACAACAGCAAGATATTTGATTAATAGGTGTCCCTCAACTGCTGTTGATTTTAAGACTCCTCAAGAGGTTTGGACTGGAAAGAAGCCAAGTTTTGAGCATTTAAAGGTGTTTGGATGTACTGCATTTGCTCATATTAAACAGAATAAACTTGAGCCTAGAGCAATAAAGTGCATGTTTATTGGATATCCAAATGGTGTTAAAGGTTACtattgaccgcgtttttggccaacgacgtgagaacgtcaaaaacgacaaaccttcaagagaattcaaacgacacagacgatttaataaataaaataaataacacacacgatttttatagtggttcagccccaatatattggtaatagtctaatccacttagagatttgattattttatctacactcaagatcagatgaaccagtgtcaactgagtttcttcagtgtaaattctcagaatacaaaagagttctctctcaagaaaacgcactttctctctctagaaaactcagaccaaaacttccaattgccaaaagtccttttctgatcccaccagccatctatttataggcttggcaTCATACACTGATATCCCCCTAgcatcgggatattttattattcgtattatatttaaattacaagaaatattcaaaatgcaaCAGAATCCCCAATTTGagcgaagaatgagagattcccgcgtatgcccagaccgattcttattgaagccgtttatgggaatttgacgtagtctggtctatttggttgatgaatatcgtcttctagtcgaacacatgcatgctggacatacacaagtgctggtcggacatatgcagcTGGACACATGCATACGGACCAGGCCCTTGTCTCTCTTCAGACATGTGTCCGACTACACCTTTGTCTCACCTCGGACATGCATCCGACCAGGCATGGTCCTAGCCCAAGCACTCTCCTCGGTCATGCATCCGACTAGgcacttggactgctcctcggaccaatgTCCGACtgggcacaccctagcccaagtactcttcCTCGGACATGCGTCCGACCACGCCTCgggcctctcctcggacatgtGTCCGACCACGCCTCaggcctctcctcggacatgtGTCCGACCACGCCTCgggcctctcctcggacatgcGTCTGACCACGCCTCgggcctctcctcggacatgcGTCCGACCACGCCTCgggcctctcctcggacatgtGTCCGACCACGCCTCGGGCCTAAGGTGTCCGACCGAACACACAAGGGTGTTGGCGTTgggctcctcgggtgcacttggcttggacatgacacctctcaagcagtcaaaactcttcgtTGATGTGCTGGGctgctgctaagccagatcacccaactattccttgccacttgtcatttctatcaccacgtcatcattttcaaaatttttgggataacatttgccccccaagtttattatatgatacttcacataataaacttttttctccacagttgacggcattattataaaaaataactgttcatcttcccgccatgcagcagaccacaacttacagaccacgatcactgcaaataactgtccatgatcgtggggagaaaaaatagcccaagaattccaagggtccaaaaataagtgataacttccacttttttcctttaaataacccCTACACTTACACATTCTCCCCTACACAagaaaatcaaaattttaaaacccttcttcttcttctttctctcttggccgaaatctcttgtcttctccttcctttggccGAATCTTCAAGGGACTTCAAGGGGAAGCTCTTCATTTCTTCAAGCAATCTCCAAGCAAGTTAAGGGTTCTCCaaagttgggtaagtcttcttctccatgcttttacattgttgttattttttcaaaaaatttcatgaaaaaaCCATCTTGTGGCCGAAACCCCATTGAGAGCTTTTTTCTTGGATTTGCTCATGAATCTCATAAGAATGTTTGTATAATGTGTTGGGTGGCTGTTTTGAGGATGTTTGTGCTATGGGTAACCCCACATTACCctcaatttcataggaatttcaagaaaaataggtcaATTTGGTATAAACCATGattatgggttttggggtttttgatggCATAGAGGGTTTCAAGAACATTGATGAACTTTTCAACTTCTCTATTTTGATCTTGTGTTTGTGTGTTTGGATGAGAAAACATGTTTATGATTGGGAATATAGAACTTTGCCCTTTCGGCTATAAGAGCATAGGGGTTTTATGGTGAAATTTTGGGTATGAAGGAGGAGTGTTTGAGAGATATGGCCGATCGGCCATTATTTTTTCTGGGTAAACATGTGGTCCGATCGAACCACATGTGCACTCCTCGGATTTCATAGGCGCTCCTTTTCCTCGAATActccatgtccgatcggacctccTTGGACCGTTGGTGCTGGGCTCCTCGGACATACGTGACAGCGCAGCTGCTCGGACGGAGACACCCAGATGCGTGGCTACTCGGACGCCACTCCGCTCAGACACGAGCCTCGCTGTTCGGACGCCTCGACCCTTCGTGTGCCTGGAGCTGCTGCTTAGACGGATGCTTCGGCATCAGCACTCGGACACTCAAGTGCACCTGCTTGGACGCCACACGCCCAAGGCACTAGACGCTCCACTCGGACGTTAGGCACCCATTAGCTCCTCGAAAGCATCTCTTAGGGTGTCTAGGCACCCGACTGGACCGAGCATGGCATTCCTCATGCCATATTTTTaaacagcagcagaaacagaaaacaactgtataatttttttaaacatttatctaaagtTAACTTTTCTGTTCaaatctacaaaagtaattcagatttcaatgttaatctatgtatataggGAGACTTGTGTTCTAAATCTCTAAGTATTAAACCTCAtttaactaaaatttcctcaccaacttgctcatttgctaagcAAGACACGCCAAAACTAATTCAGCCCACTCATCCCATACCTCGTTGATTTCGTTAGCCAAATATGGTGCCGTATTcgtaaattaattagaaaatattaaaaataataagttagaaatcatccaaataaaaacATGAACGAtagattaaattaaaattaaaaggtaaaacaatacctcatttttcaagtaggcctttggtctaggctgtgaaatcaactcTCTAGCAAGCTTCATAATGTtaaagccacactcggttggcctagtttggtttcgacactattacaacatagttatacaaatttaagtattatatttagcaagtgattataataaaaatatgccAAAACCTTTAATTCGATAAGTAATATAGTTTACTTgccttaggaacacaaactttaagattgattgactctttttgTCTTCGGTGAGTATCATATAGATCCAATGCcctgcacaaaatattaatatttacccaatTTCCCATGACTTGGacacggcaatggcaagaataaTACAGACAGTGGAAGCTTTTATTACTAGACTAAATGTCTCTCCAAAATCAAACCCAGGGCGTTGAGTGAACCCCTTTGCAACCAAACGCGCCTTGAGTCGTTGAAAAGTTCCATCGGCATTTTTCTTGACTTTGAAAACCCACTTATTTCCGACTATGTTCATCCGTGGCTCCTTAGGTACAAGAGTCCAAGTCTTATTATTTTTTAGAGCTGTAATTTCTTCAACCATGCCTTGTTGCCAGCCACTATGTTGAAGTGCTTCAGTTACTGAATTCGGTTCCTCATCTGCGTAGGGCCACTGTGATGTACCAAGATACACTTTTGGCTTATATATACCAGCCTTTGCTCTAGTTATCATGGGGTGACTAGGAGCGACTGGAATAAGGGAAAGAGCAACAGCTTCGGACGGAGTATCAACTATTTCTGCAGGAGATAAACCATCAACTTGCTGATCAATAAAATGAGGAGATACTTGAGGTGAATGATAGTGCTCGTGGGAAGCACTAGAGGATCGATCCACTTGACTcgggtgagggtggttctgcagAGGGAGAAACAGGTGGACCTTTATCACTGTGAGCTGGTTCCAATGGAGACATAGATGCCGCATGAGGTTATGAGTGAGTGCTTGGTATTGGGTTAATACAAGCAGAACAAGATGGAACAAGGACATCAATGGTTTGTTCTGGAGCATAAGTATTCAAAAAGCCAGATTTAAATGGGAAATCACTctcattaaaaataacatttcGAGAAATATACATCCTACCCGTGCTACTTAGACACTTATACCCTTTGTGCACCTCACTATAGCCAAGATTAACACACCTCACGGAATGGTATTGGAATTTATGTGTTTGATAAGGTCTAAGGCAGGGATAACATGCAGCACCGAAAACTTTGAGGAAGTTATAATCAGGCTTTTTGGAGAAAAGAACCTCAAAGAGGGATTGATATTTTAGAACAGCAGTAGGGAGCCTATTTATGAGGTAGACGGCAGTTTGAAATGAATCCCACCAAAATTTCAATGGCATATGGGCCTGTGCTAAGAGTGTTAACCCCATCTCTACGACGTGCCTATGGTTTCGTTCCGCTCGTCCATTTTGAGCGAAGGTATGA
This genomic interval from Humulus lupulus chromosome 8, drHumLupu1.1, whole genome shotgun sequence contains the following:
- the LOC133794072 gene encoding cytochrome P450 CYP72A219-like isoform X2 gives rise to the protein MEMEMVEVSTTSSSSAVVVVVVLLVIISVTWWFYRVVNWVWLRPKRLEKCLRKQGLRGNPYRLLYGDLKDSSIMISQARSKPINLSDDVVPRILPFPHHTINNYGKDSFMWIGPIPRVHITNPEYLKDIFMKIGDFPKPHSNRLFQFLATGLADYDGHKWAKHRKIINPAFHVEKLKDMVPAFYLSCSEMLKKWEQLMDGSGKECCEVDVWPYLENMTGDVISRTAFGSSYEEARSLFQLQREQAQLVGKAMQSVYVPGWRFVPTKMNKKMKQIDSQVRTLLKDLINKREIAMKAGEAPNDDLLGILMESNFKEIQEHGNNKNVGLSISDVIEECKLFYFAGQETTSVLLVWTMVMLSRFPHWQARARDEVLQVFGDNTTPDYDGLARLKVVTMIFYEVLRHYPPVVLLVRTVDKQTQLGNLSLPAGVQVSLPTILVHHDTELWGEDAKEFKPERFAEGVSKATKGQVSFLPFGWGPRICIGQNFALAEAKMAMALILRRFTFELSPSYTHAPATVVTLQPQYGAHLILHKLT
- the LOC133794072 gene encoding cytochrome P450 CYP72A219-like isoform X1 encodes the protein MEMEMVEVSTTSSSSAVVVVVVLLVIISVTWWFYRVVNWVWLRPKRLEKCLRKQGLRGNPYRLLYGDLKDSSIMISQARSKPINLSDDVVPRILPFPHHTINNYGKDSFMWIGPIPRVHITNPEYLKDIFMKIGDFPKPHSNRLFQFLATGLADYDGHKWAKHRKIINPAFHVEKLKDMVPAFYLSCSEMLKKWEQLMDGSGKECCEVDVWPYLENMTGDVISRTAFGSSYEEARSLFQLQREQAQLVGKAMQSVYVPGWRYMYIIHIHIYIGHSHRFVPTKMNKKMKQIDSQVRTLLKDLINKREIAMKAGEAPNDDLLGILMESNFKEIQEHGNNKNVGLSISDVIEECKLFYFAGQETTSVLLVWTMVMLSRFPHWQARARDEVLQVFGDNTTPDYDGLARLKVVTMIFYEVLRHYPPVVLLVRTVDKQTQLGNLSLPAGVQVSLPTILVHHDTELWGEDAKEFKPERFAEGVSKATKGQVSFLPFGWGPRICIGQNFALAEAKMAMALILRRFTFELSPSYTHAPATVVTLQPQYGAHLILHKLT